TACGCGAAAACCTTTTATTTTTGCCATTATTCCCCTCCCGTTCACGTCACCGCCTGATCATACCACATGAGCAGCTTGGGGTCTTCTTCCAGAACGCTGCCTGAGCTCTTGTCGACTGCGGCGGCAATGTAGTCTTACTCCTGTCAAATTATCCCCTCTTTACTCCGCAATATGCCCTAGCTCATGTCCATGGCGTCTTTCGGCCATGAAGCCACTCTGTCTCTAGCCTCAAAAAACCTGCTGAAAAACACCCCGCCACCCTACCCGTCCAGGCCGCCCAGCAGGATGTATTTGGTCTCCAGATACTCATCCAGCCCCTGTCTGCCACCCTCGCGGCCCAGGCCGCTTTCCTTCACGCCGCCGAAGGGTGTCTCACCCGTGGCCAGGGTGGTTTCGTTGGCGCCGACCATGCCGTATTCCAGCCTGCCAGCCACCCGCCACATCCGGGCCAGATCGCGGGTGAAGACATAGCTCGCCAGACCGTAGGACGTGTCGTTGGCCAGGGCCACGGCCTCATCCTCGGTGGAAAACATGGTCACGGGCGCCACGGGTCCGAAAATTTCCTCCCGGAAAAGCCGCATCTGCGGCGTGACCCCGGTGACCACGGTGGGCTCGAAAAAGCCGCCGCCCAGAGCGGGCTGTTTGCCCCCGCAGACGATGGCCGCGCCCTTGGCCGTGGCGTCATCCAGCAGCTCCCGCATGAAGCCGGGAGTTTTGGCGTCGATGAGCGGCCCCTGGGTCACGCCGGGTTTCGTGCCGTCACCCAGCACGATTTTTTCCGCTTCGGCCTTGAGGCGGTGGACGAACTCGTCATGAATTTCGCTCTCAACCAGAAAGCGGTTGACGCAGATGCAGGTCTGCCCGGCGTTGCGGAATTTGCATCCCACGGCCTGACGCACGGCCGCGTCCATGTCGCCGTCCCGGAACAGGATGAAAGGCGCGTTGCCGCCCAGCTCGAAAGAGAGCTTTTTCATGGTCGGAGCGCAGCGGGCCATGAGCTCCTTGCCCACGGGAGTGGAGCCGGTGAAGCTGAGCGCCCGCACCTGAGGGCTCTGGCACAGGACATCGCCGATTTCCCGCGCGCTCCCCGTGATGACGGAGAAAATTCCGGCCGGAATGCCCGCGCGCTCAGCCAGCACGGCCAAAGCCAGAGCGGAGAACGGCGTGGCCGAAGCGGGCTTGACGATGATGGGGCAGCCTACGGCCAGGGCCGGAGCGGCTTTGCGCGTGATCATGGAACTGGGAAAGTTCCACGGCGTGATGGCCGCGGCCACACCCACGGGCTGGCGGATGACCAGAGGCTGTTTCCCCGGCCACGGGGTGGGGATGATTTCCCCGTAGGCCCGGCGGCCTTCCTCGGCGAACCAGTCGATGTACGAACATCCGGCCATGATTTCGCCTTTGGCCTCGGCCAGAGGCTTGCCCTGCTCCGACGTCAGAATCAGGGCCAGGTCATCGATGTTTTCCACGATCAGGTCGTGCCAGGCGTGCAGCAGACGGCCGCGCTCTCTGGCCGTTTTTGCGCTCCACCGGGGAAAAGCCCGGCCGGCGGCGGCAATGGCCCTTTCCGTTTCCGCCCGGCCGCAACCGGGCACGGAGCCGATGGTTTCGCCCGTAGCCTTGTTGGCAACGGCCATGACGCTTTTATCGTCCGCTTCGGTCCACTGGCCGCCGATCAGGCAGGCTTGGCGCAGCAGGGAAGGGTCCTTCAGATTCATATGCGCTCCTTGTGCTTGGCGTGAAATTGACATGAAAATATTCTCCCGCGGTCTGTATCATTTGATCATGATCCAGCCGTCCGGGCCTTCGACAAAGCGGGCGGAGACGATTTCCCGCGAACGCCCGGACACCGGCACGGTCATGTCCAGTTCCACGTCGCAGATGTAGCCCGGCGCATTTCGGGCCGAAACGCAGCCGATCTTTCTGACGCCGTGCAGTTCCTTTTTGCCCAGCATGTCCGTCAGGGTCTTGCCCGCCTCGCCGAAGACCTTTCCGGCTTCGGTCAGCGAGGCGGCGTCCTGATCCAGGCTTCTCTCCACGGCGGCGCGCAGATCCTCCCCGGAGGGCTCGCCCAGGCATCCGGCCAGCGGGAACAGCAAAAGAAAAAACGCCAGATATTTCAGAGGATGCTTCATGATGATACCCTTGCGGAATGGCCGGGGCCGGGTGCGCCCCGCCGGGAGGTGTGATCCGGGTGCGGCGAAGCGCCCGCCCGCCGCGATTTCCGGTTCATGTCCGCCGCGTCTTCCCTTGTCAACGGCGGTCCATCCTTGACCGGAGGCGTGCCGGTTCGTACATCCGGGCGCATATGACAAAAAACACCACTGCAAGTGTGGGCCTGGTCCGCACGCAATTCTTCACCTTCGGCCACAAGCCCGAGGCTATGGTTCTGGACAGCGGTGTGGCTCTGTCGCCCGTAACCCTGGCCTACGAGACATACGGCGCCCTCAACGCCGACCGCTCCAACGCGGTGCTCATCTGCCACGCCCTGACCGGCGACGCCCACGTGGCCGGATACCATTCGGACGAGGACAAGCCCGGCTGGTGGGAAGATTACGTCGGCCCGGGCAAGCCCATCGACACGGACCGCTATTTCGTGATCTGCTCCAACGTGCTGGGCAGCTGCATGGGCTCTTCCGGCCCGGCGTCCCTCAATCCGGCCACGGGTGGCTACTGGGGGCTCGATTTTCCGCTGGTGACCATCGCCGACATGGTCCGGGCCCAGCGGGAACTGCTCCGCCACCTGGGCATCGAGCATCTGCTGGCCGTGATCGGCGGCTCTCTCGGGGGCATGCAGGCCCTGCAATGGGCGGCCAGCTATCCGGACATGATGGACGGCGTGCTGGCCCTGGCCACCACCAGCCGCCACTCGCCCCAGGCCATCGCCTTCAACGAAGTGGCGCGGCAGTCCATCATGAGCGACCCGCACTGGAACGGCGGCGACTACTACGACGCCCAGCGGCCCGATCTGGGGCTGGCCGTGGCCCGCATGATCGGACACATCACCTATCTTTCGGACGAGTCCATGCACGTGAAGTTCGGCCGCGAACTGCGCCACGGCGGCGGCTTCGCCTTCAACTTCGAAACGGAATTCCAAGTGGAAAGCTACCTGCACCATCAGGGCAAGAAATTCGTGGAACGCTTCGACGCCAACGCCTTCCTTTACGTGACCAAGGCCGCCGACTACTTCGATCTGGATCTGACCAATTCCGACAGCCCGGCCCGACAGGCTCTGGGGCGGACAAAAGCCCGCTTTCTGCTGGTTTCCTTCACCTCGGACTGGCTCTACCCCACCTATCAGTCCCGGCAGGTGGTGGAGGTGCTGAAGCAACTGGGGCGGGACGCGACCTTCTGCGAGATCACGGCGGCCTGGGGACACGACGCCTTTCTGCTCCCCGGCACGCATCTGGAGACGGCCATCGGCGGCTTTCTGGGAGGACTCCATGCACGCTGACACAGGCGCGGAACTTCGCTTTGACCTGCGCATCGTGGCCTCGTGGATCGAGCCGGGCTCGCGGGTGCTGGATCTGGGCTGCGGCGACGGGCGGCTACTGCGCGTGCTGCGCGATGCCAAAAACGTGCGCGGACTGGGCATAGAACACGACGAGGAAGAGGTCGTCGCGGCCATAGCCCAGGGGCTGTCCGTGATACATGGAGACATCAATCAGGAGCTGACCGGTTTTCCGGACAACGCCTTCGACTATGTGGTGGTCAGCCAGACCCTGCAACAGGCATACGCGCCCACGGAACTGATCCGGCAGATGCTGCGGGTGGGCAGGCTCGGCATCGTCAGTTTCCCCAATTTCTGCTACTGGCGGATCAGATTGCAGATGCTCTGCTCCGGGCACGTGCCCGTCACCAGGGAACTGCCGTTTCACTGGTACGACACGCCCAACATCCGTGTGCTCAGTCTGGAGGACTTCCGGCGCTACTCGCGGGCCGTGCCCTTCACGGTGCGGCGGTCCCTGGCCGTGAACCCGTCCGCCGGAGGCGGCCTGCGGGAAGTGCGGTTCTGGCCGAATCTGGCGGCCTCCTACGGAATATTCATGATTTCCGGGACACAGAGCGGATAGGGCCTTTATTTTGCGCCCCGGCGGCACTGCCCGGCGGGCCGAATACGGACACGGCCCCGACGCGGCATTTACGCGAAATTCACGTTCAACAGTTTTGGAGGGCACACATGCGATTTGAAACCCAGGCCGTGCACAGCGGCTGCACACCCGACGCCACGGGCTCCCGCGCCGTTCCCGTACACCGTACCGCGGCCTACCAGTTCCGGGACACGGACCACGCCGCCGATCTCTTCGCCCTGCGCGAGGCGGGACATATTTACTCCCGCATCAGCAACCCGACCCAGGAGGCCCTGGAAACCCGGCTGGCCGCGCTGGAAGGCGGCAAAGGCGCGCTGGCTCTGTCTTCGGGCACCGCGGCCATCCATTACACGGTCATCAACATCTGCCGTCAGGGCGATGAAATGATCTCGTCCACCAATCTGTACGGCGGCACCCACACCATGTTCGCCTACATCCTGCCCGACGCGGGCATCACCACCCGCTTCGTGGACATCCACAATGCGGATGCCGTACGCGCGGCCATCACGGACAAGACCCGGCTCATTTTCACGGAAGCCATCGGCAATCCGGCCCTGGACGTGGTCAATGTCAGGGAGCTGGCCCAAATCGCCCACGAACACGGCCTGCCTCTGGTGGTGGACGGCACCTTCACCACGCCGTACCTGTTCCGGCCCCTGGAGCACGGAGCGGACATCGTGATTCACTCCCTGACCAAATGGATGGGCGGATACGGCACCATTATCGGCGGAGCGGTGATCGACGGCGGCAGCTTCGACTGGACCGATCCGAAATTCGCCCTCTACAACGAGCCGGACCATTCCTACCACGGCCTGCGCTACGCCCGCGATCTGGGCGATCTGAACCATCTGGCCTTCATCATGCGCATGCGGCTGGTGCCCCTGCGCAATCTCGGCGCCTGCATGAGCCCGGACAACTGCTGGCTGTTCCTGCAGGGTCTGGAAACCCTGCCCCTGCGCATGGAACGCCACAGCGAGAACGCCCTGGCCGTGGCCGAATTTCTGTCCCGCCATCCCAAGGTGTCCTGGGTGCGCTATCCCGGCCTGCCAAGCGACCCCTCGTATCCGCTGGCCAGAGACATGTTCCCGCGCGGCTGCGGCGGCATGGTGGTCTTCGGCGTGGCCGGAGGACTGGAGGCCGGCCGGACCTTCATCAACAGACTGAAGCTCATTTCGCATCTGGCCAACGTGGGCGACGCCAAGACTCTGGCCATCCACCCGGCCAGCACCACGCATTCCCAGCTGGACGCCAGACAGCAGCAGGCGGGAGGCATCACCCCGGATCTGATCCGCCTGTCCGTGGGCATCGAGCATATCGACGACATTCTGGAAGATCTGGACCAGGCGCTGTAAAGTGTACGGAAAGCGATATGGCAAAGGCGTTCGGAACTTCCGGGACAAAACTTCGGAGATTCCGGGCGGTTTCCTTTTCTCATGTTTTTCAACGCGGAGAACACCATGGGCTTGAAACGCTTGGGCATCCTGACCGGCGGCGGGGACTGTTCCGGCCTGAACGCGGTCATCCGGGCCGTGACCCGGACGGCCATCATCCAGTACGGAGCCGAAGTCATCGGGCTGGAAAACGGATTTGACGGGCTCATCTTCGGAAGGACCATGGAGCTGACCACGGCCGCGACCAGGGACATCCTCACTCTGGGCGGCACCATCCTCGGCACCACCAACAAGGGCAATCCCTTCGCCTACCGGGACTTTGACGAAAACGGCGAAATGCGCGTACACGACCTTTCGGCCCAGGCCATGGACACCTTCCGCTCTCTGGGGCTGGACTGTCTTTTCGTGGTCGGCGGCGAAGGCACGCTGGAACTGGCCTACAAGTTTCAGCTCATGGGCATGCCTGTGGTGGGCATCCCCAAAACCATCGACAACGATCTGATGGGCACGGACTATACCTTCGGCTTCCAGACCGCCGTGCAGGTGGCCTGTGACGCCATGGACCGCCTGCACACCACCGGCCGCAGCCACGACCGGGTCATGATTCTCGAAGTCATGGGCCGCTACGCCGGGTGGATCGCTCTGGAGGCCGGACTGGCCGGCGGCGCGCACATCATTCTCATCCCGGAAATCCCGTACCGGCTGGACAACGTGGTGACCAAAATCCAGCATCGCATCCGCGGCGGCAGCCCGTTCAGCATCATCATGGTGGCCGAGGGCGCGCGCGAGGAAGGTGGAGAACGCATTGTTCAGGGCGCGGCGGATGGCCGCCTGCAGGGTGTGGAACAACTGGGCGGAGTGGGCTTCTACTTGGCCCAGCGGATTCGGGAGCGGATCCCGCTGGAGGTGCGGACCACTGTGCTCGGACACATCCAGCGCGGCGGTTCGCCCACGGCTTTCGACCGGGTGCTGGGCACGCGTTTGGGAGCGGCGGCTGTGGACGCGGCCGCGCGCGGAGAGTTCGGAGTCATGGTGGCCCTGGAAACTCCGGACATCGTGTTGAGGCCGCTGGCGGAACTGGCCGGAATCTGCCGGACGGTCCCCGTGGATCACCAGCTCATCCGCACGGCCGAAGCCACGGGCGTGAATCTGGGACGCGGGGCCATGTGACCCGAATCCCGGCGTGAAAAAAGAGCCTGCGGCCATCTGAAATCATGACCGACCTCTCCACCTTCGAGCCTGCCCGTATCCTGCTCTGCCAGCTCCGGCAGATCGGCGACGTGCTCCTGTCCACGCCGTCCATCCGCCTGCTGGCCGAACGGTTCCCCCAGGCGGAGATAGATGTCTTCACCGAGAAAAAGTGCCTTCCGGTGCTGGAAAATAATCCGCGCATCCATTCTGTCTGGGCCGTGGACAGAAAAAAGCTGCCCACCTTTTTCCATGAACTGGCTTTTTATGCCCGCATCGCCCGCCGGAAGTACGATCTGGTGGTGGATTTCCAGCAGCTGCCGCGCTGCCGGTTCGTGACGCTGTTCAGCCGCGCCGGAGTCCGCCTGAGCTACCCGCCGCCCTGGTACAACCGCCCTCTCTACACCCACACCGTCCGGCCGGTGGATGGTTATTCGGGCATGTTCCGGGCCAGCCTCCTCGCGCCGCTGAACATCCGCTGGCAGGGAGAACCGCCGGAGCTTTTTCTGACGGATGCGGAAAAGAAACGGGCCGCCGGATATCTGGCCGGGCACGCCCTCGCGCCCGGAAATTTCATCACCCTGGACCCCACTCACCGCCGCTCCACCCGGCTGTGGCCCGCGCGGCATTACGGACGGCTGATCGGTCAGGTCCACGCCGCCCGGCCGGACCTGCGCTTCTTCATCCTGTACGGTCCGGGCGAAAGGGATATGGCCCGCGAAGTGTTGAGCCATTGTCCCGCCCCCGCCGCCTGTGTCCTCCCGGACGAGGTCATCGGCCTGCGCCAGATGGCCGCCGTGCAGTCTCTGGCCCGCCTGCATGTGGGCAACTGTTCTGCGCCCAGACATTTCGCCGTTGCCGTGGGCACGCCGTCCCTGACCGTTCTGGGGGCCACCAGCGGCGGCTGGCGGTTTCCGTCCGCGCGGCATCAGGATGTCCATCTGGATCTGCCCTGCCGTCCCTGCAACCAGAACACCTGCGCCCGGAAAGACCACGCCTGTCTGGAAAATCTGGAGCCGGAGCCCGTCGCCTCGCGGCTTCTGGACATGCTCGCCCTGAAATAGCCGCTCTTGACAGGACACTTTCCCCGGCTGCAGATTTCTTTCCATGCGGATCCGCCGCGTTCATCCTCAAACAAGGAGGCTTCTCATTATGGCAAAAAAGATACTGATGCTGGTTGGCGATTATGTGGAAGACTATGAGGTGATGGTCCCCTTTCAGGCCCTGACCATGCTCGGCTACGCCGTGGATGCCGTGTGCCCGGACAAGAAGGCCGGAGAGTTCGTGCGCACGTCCATCCACGATTTCGAGGGCGACCAGACCTACAGCGAAAAACGCGGCCACAACTTCACCCTGAACAAGGACTTCACGGCGGTGGACACGGCTGAATACGCCGGGCTGGTCATCCCCGGCGGACGCGCGCCGGAGTATATCCGCCTCAATCCGCGGGTGCTCGAAATCACGCGTGAATTCCATTCCGCGGGCAAACCTATCGCCGCCATCTGCCACGGGCCGCTGGTTCTGGTCACGGCGGGCGTGCTGCAGGGCAAAAGCTGCTCGGCCTACCCGGCCTGCGGACCGGACGTGACCTGCTCGGGCGGCAAATACGCCGACATCGCTCTGGACAAGGCCCATGTGGACGGCAATCTGGTCACGGCTCCGGCCTGGCCCGCACATCCGGACTGGATCGCCAAGTTTGCCGCTCTGCTCGGCGCCAAAATCACCATCTGATTATCTCATGAAGGGGAGCGGAGCATACCCGCTCCCCTCCCTGACGGCTTCATCAGGCTTCGGCATTCCCCTCGCGTCCAGCCAGGATGCTTCGCATATCCAGATTCATGTTTTTCACGCAGCTGTCTTTCAGATAGCAGCGCTCACAGCCATAGCGGTGGGGATAGGGCGTGATGGTGGAGTACTTACGGGACAGTGCTCCGGAATCCTGCATGACAAGGCCGATGCGCTCCAGAGTCCGCCGGATGGGTTTGGTCGGTTCGGGCACGGGCGCGCATTCCTTTTCCCCCAGCTCCGGCATGAGCATCTTCAGGGTGCCCATGATCATGGTCTGGGCGATGGCCTCATGCTTGAAGCCCTCCGATGGGGAATCCTGCCAGATGGCGTCCACCTCGCGTTCCACGGGCTCTTCCAGAAAAATGGCCACATGCTCCTTGCGTTCGCCCAGTTTGTAGATTTTCAGATGGGGCAGCCATTTTTCCCAGGTGTTCAGAACGGAGTGCATTTCCTGCGGCCCGATTTCATCCATCTGGGCCAGGAACAAAAAAGTGGAAAAGTCGAAATCCGGCTCGACGGCCAGAGGCGTGATGGCGAGTGTTTTCATGAGGGAGTCCTGAAATGGGCGGCAGGCCGCCAAAAAGTCCGGAATGTCTCAGCGCTTCGGGTTCAGGCACCTGGAGGCCCAAAGCGTGGCCTGCGAGCGGTTGGGCACACCGATCTTTTTGTAAATGTTGTAGATGTGGGATTTTATGGTGTTCAGGCTGAGGAAAAGCTTGTCCGCGATATCCTTGTTGGACGCGCCCTCGGCCAGCATGAGCAGGATTTCTTTTTCGCGCGGGCTCAACTCGTCGGAACAAGCGTCCGCCTGATCGGCGGCGAGCCTTTTCTTGCCGAGCAGGGAATCGGACATGGCCTCCCGCGAGAACCAGAGCTGGTTGTTCAGGATGGAGCGTACCCCCTTCAGCAGCAGCCTGAAAGGAATGTCGCGGTAGAAAATACCCCGGATACCGGTATTGATGAGACTGACCTCCATCGCCGGCGACTTCGCGTCCCGGACGTTGAAAAAGGCCATATATGTGAGTCTGGTGGACAGATTTTCCCTGGCGATGAGTTCCAGTTGACTGGAAACGGAGGCTTCGGCGCAGTCCAGCAGCACCAGATCGGGCGTGATCGCCGCCATGAGCCGGGGCAGCAGGGGCGAATGGCTGCAATTGGCGCCGGTGTCCTGACAGATTCGGGCGGCCAGCAGATCATTCAGGCACAGCGTTTCGCCCACAATGCCGATTGTGGCAGGACGGCCGGTGCCTTCCTGTTCGGGACGGGCTGGCTGGACCGCCGAGATATCCCTTGGGTTGAAGGCGATGCCCGTGCCGGTTTCCGCCCGAACCACTCTGGCCGGGACCTGAAAATGGTGCGGTATCCCGCCGGAGTGGGCATCGCCGAAGTCCGGTACAATGGTCAGTTTCACGGCGGCTCCGGCCGGGCATGGCGCGTGTGCCGCGAAAAACACTTCACCCACGGACAGAGGCTGGGCGTGAGAGGGCTGATCAGACATGACTCGGGTTGGTTGAGCGCCGGAACGCCGGGAAAGGCATACCCCTAGGCGCGGTTATATTCGTACTCGTTCCCGGAGAACGCTCAGTCCGCCGTTGGAGCTTCTTCTTCCAGGAAATCCTTCGGCAGCAGATCGTTTTTCTCCAGATAGGCCAGAAATTTTTGCGCGAGTTCCAGATCCTTGTTCAGTCTGAGAGCCGTGTGCAGATGTTTCAGGGTCTTTTCCATGTCGGCCATGCCGAAACAGGCCCGCGCCATGTTGTAATGCAGATTCTCGTCGTTCGGAGAAAGGACCAGGGCCTTGGCGTAATATTCCGCCGCCTGGCGGTACATCTCGTTTTTGCGCAGACTGATGCCGAAGTCGTTGAACAGATGCTTGTGTTCGGCCTCGAAGGCAGCCTCCATGGTCACCAGGCGTTTGAAAATATCGTCGGCCTTCTCCGTTTCGCCCCGATCCAGATAAGTCAGTCCCAGCCCGAAATTGGCCCGGATGTTTTCCTCGTCCACGCGCAGGGCGTTGCCATATTCGTACTCCGCACTGTAATTGTCGCCGTTTTTGCGGTGCCGGTCAGCCTTGGCGATGGTCTGGTTCAGCTTGCGCAGGTTCGGATAGACCTTCGAGGTATAGAATTCCGGTTCCGGGGCGTACCGCTCCAGAAACTCTTCCTTGGTCACTTCCTGCTTGGGTCCCGACGGCACGTAATTGGGATTGAGGGGCTGAATCCAGACGGTGCCCTGCTCGTCCTCTTCCGCATACCAGTACATGACCTGCGTGGTTCTGCGGACCGTGCCACCCGCTCCGATTTTCGAGACCTTTTCCAGAGAGAACACGCCCTTGATGCGTGTGCGTGGTTGTTCTGTGGCCGTCATGCGCTTTTCGTTATGCCTCGCGTTTTTCCAGATATGTCCGTGCCGCTGCGACCGGGTCCGCGGCCTGAGTGATGGGTCTGCCCACCACCAGAAAATCGCTGCCGTCCCGGGCTGCCTGACACGGCGTGCAGACCCGCGACTGGTCCCCGGCTCCGGCGTCGGGCAGGCGGATGCCCGGAGTCAGCAGCCGGAATCCGTCCCCGCATGATGCCCGTATAGCACGAACTTCCCGGCCTGAACAGACCACGCCGTCCAGATTCCAGTTTTGGGCCAGACCGGCCAGGCGGACGGTGAAATCATGCAGCTCCTCCGCCGTTCCTCCGGGATTCCAGGGCAGGCTGCCGGGCCCCATGCTGGTCAGTACCGTCACGGCCAGAAGGACGGGAGGCATCCGGCCCGGGAGCAGGGCCCGGTCCCGTCCGGTCTGGGCGGCCCGGCACATGGCCTCACCCCCCAGAGCATGCACGGTGAGCATGTCCGCGCCCATGCACGTGGCCTGAAAGACGGCCGCGTCCACGGTGTTGGGGATGTCCATGAATTTGAGGTCCAGAAACACCCTGAAGTCCATGTCCTTGAGCCGGGCGATCATGTCCTTTCCGGCGGCCAGATACAGCTCCAGCCCGACCTTGACCCAGGGGACCACTCCCTGCAGACGGCGGGCCAGATCCAGAGCGGGCTGAACATCGGGGAAATCCAGAGCCACGACGAGGTCGGGAAGATTTTTCATGGCAGCTCCCACTGACGACGAACTTCGGTCCGCCACCCGTCCTGATACCGGGGTTTTGTCTTCTCTGCCAGATAGATGGCCCGCAGTTCGTCCTGAGCGCGGCAAAGGTCGCCGTTCACGATCCAGTGATCGAACCAGCCGCTGGCCTCTATCTCCTTGCGGGCCGAGGCCAGCCGCCGGGCCACGGCCTCTTCGTTCTCGGTGCCGCGCCCGATCAGCCGGTCCCGCAGGACCTGCCGGGACGGCGGAAAGACGAACACGTAACAGCCCTGCCCCATGTTCTCCCGCAGCTGTCTCGCGCCCTGCACGTCGATGTCGAAGATCACGTCCCGGCCGGCGGCCAGCAGCTCTTCCGTGGCCCGGCGCGGCGTTCCGTAATAATTGCCGTGCACCTCGGCCCATTCGGCGAAATATCCGGCATTCCTGCGGCGCAGAAATTCTTCCTGATCCAGAAAATGATACTCCCGTCCGTCCTGCTCGCCCGGCCGGGGCGCTCTGGTGGTGCAGGAGACGGAAAAGGCGAACATGTCGAAGGTCGAGGCCAGGTGGCGGATGAGAGTGCTTTTACCCGCGCCCGAAGGCGCACTGATGACCAGCATCATGCCCGGACTACTCATCGCTGTCTCCCGCGGTGAAGCGTTGGCTGATGGTTTCCGCCTGGATGGCGGACAGGATGCAGTGGTTGGAGTCCGTGATGATGATGGAGCGGGTCTTGCGCCCCTGGGTGGCGTCGATGAGCCGCCCGTCCTGCCTGGCCTCTTCCCGCAGCCGGCGCATGGGAGAAGAGGACGGCCCCACGATGGCCACCACCCGGTTCATGACCACGGCGTTGCCGAAGCCGATGTTCAGCAGTTTCTTCTTGTCCATGGCTATTCCAGATTCTGAATCTGCTCGCGGCATTTCTCCAGCTCGGCCTTGAAGTCCACAGCCAGCTGACTGATCCGCGTGTTCTGGCATTTATTGCCGCAGGTGTTGATTTCCCGGAAGCACTCCTGAACCATGAAGTCCAGCTTGCGGCCCACGGGGCCGTCCTGGTTCAGACAGGCCGCGACGCTCTCCAGGTGGACCGTCAGCCGGGTCAGTTCCTCGGACACGTCCATGCGGTCGGCCATGAAGGCCAGTTCCTGGAGCAGACGGTCTTCATCCAGGGGCGGGACGCCGCCTTCCAGAAGCTTGCCCACGCGCTCCCGCAGCGTCTCCAGGCGTTCGGGAGCGGTCTGGTCCGCAAGTTCCCGGATGGACTCCACCACTTTCTCCAGCCCGAGGAAGCGTTTCCGCAGATCCTCCGTCAGGGCCTGCCCCTCGCAGGCGCGGGCCGCGTCCCATTCGGCCAGGGCCAGACGCAGGGTTCCGGTTAGGCTGTCCACAAGCTCCGGGCAATCCGCTCCGCCCGCGTCCTTCCACAGGGAGGGGATGGCCAGCAGCCGGTTCAGATCCGGCGAAAATGCCGCCCCCATATCCCCGGCCAGACGCGACAATTCATCTAGCATGGAGCGGGCCAGAGTATCGTCCAGGGCCACGGACTGCATCCGGGGGCTCGTGATACGCAGATTCAGAAAAAGCTCCACCCCGCCGCGCCCGGCCACGGCCCGGACTTCATTTTCCCATGCCTTCTGGCAGGCGTGGAAAGCGGGTGGAATTTTCCACTTCAAATCCAGATGGCGATTGTTCAGGCTGCGGATCTCCCAGGTCAGGGTCCAGGCGTCTTCCTGGGCCGTGGCCCGGCCGAAGCCGGTCATGCTTTTGGGCATGGCGCGTCCTTTGCGTGTTTGAGGTCGTGTTTGTACATGTCCCGGATGCGGGTCAGATGTTCCTTGATCTCCGGCGTGGCATAGTCCGGGAACGTCCAGGGCAGGTCGAACCAGTCCCCCTTGTGGAAGATGAGGGTCAAGTCG
Above is a window of Desulfomicrobium orale DSM 12838 DNA encoding:
- a CDS encoding DJ-1/PfpI family protein → MAKKILMLVGDYVEDYEVMVPFQALTMLGYAVDAVCPDKKAGEFVRTSIHDFEGDQTYSEKRGHNFTLNKDFTAVDTAEYAGLVIPGGRAPEYIRLNPRVLEITREFHSAGKPIAAICHGPLVLVTAGVLQGKSCSAYPACGPDVTCSGGKYADIALDKAHVDGNLVTAPAWPAHPDWIAKFAALLGAKITI
- a CDS encoding helix-turn-helix transcriptional regulator — translated: MSDQPSHAQPLSVGEVFFAAHAPCPAGAAVKLTIVPDFGDAHSGGIPHHFQVPARVVRAETGTGIAFNPRDISAVQPARPEQEGTGRPATIGIVGETLCLNDLLAARICQDTGANCSHSPLLPRLMAAITPDLVLLDCAEASVSSQLELIARENLSTRLTYMAFFNVRDAKSPAMEVSLINTGIRGIFYRDIPFRLLLKGVRSILNNQLWFSREAMSDSLLGKKRLAADQADACSDELSPREKEILLMLAEGASNKDIADKLFLSLNTIKSHIYNIYKKIGVPNRSQATLWASRCLNPKR
- the pyrF gene encoding orotidine-5'-phosphate decarboxylase; the protein is MKNLPDLVVALDFPDVQPALDLARRLQGVVPWVKVGLELYLAAGKDMIARLKDMDFRVFLDLKFMDIPNTVDAAVFQATCMGADMLTVHALGGEAMCRAAQTGRDRALLPGRMPPVLLAVTVLTSMGPGSLPWNPGGTAEELHDFTVRLAGLAQNWNLDGVVCSGREVRAIRASCGDGFRLLTPGIRLPDAGAGDQSRVCTPCQAARDGSDFLVVGRPITQAADPVAAARTYLEKREA
- the gmk gene encoding guanylate kinase, whose translation is MSSPGMMLVISAPSGAGKSTLIRHLASTFDMFAFSVSCTTRAPRPGEQDGREYHFLDQEEFLRRRNAGYFAEWAEVHGNYYGTPRRATEELLAAGRDVIFDIDVQGARQLRENMGQGCYVFVFPPSRQVLRDRLIGRGTENEEAVARRLASARKEIEASGWFDHWIVNGDLCRAQDELRAIYLAEKTKPRYQDGWRTEVRRQWELP
- a CDS encoding DUF370 domain-containing protein, with amino-acid sequence MDKKKLLNIGFGNAVVMNRVVAIVGPSSSPMRRLREEARQDGRLIDATQGRKTRSIIITDSNHCILSAIQAETISQRFTAGDSDE
- a CDS encoding YicC/YloC family endoribonuclease, whose amino-acid sequence is MPKSMTGFGRATAQEDAWTLTWEIRSLNNRHLDLKWKIPPAFHACQKAWENEVRAVAGRGGVELFLNLRITSPRMQSVALDDTLARSMLDELSRLAGDMGAAFSPDLNRLLAIPSLWKDAGGADCPELVDSLTGTLRLALAEWDAARACEGQALTEDLRKRFLGLEKVVESIRELADQTAPERLETLRERVGKLLEGGVPPLDEDRLLQELAFMADRMDVSEELTRLTVHLESVAACLNQDGPVGRKLDFMVQECFREINTCGNKCQNTRISQLAVDFKAELEKCREQIQNLE